A single region of the Polymorphum gilvum SL003B-26A1 genome encodes:
- a CDS encoding DNA-packaging protein, producing the protein MAFLLHDWPTFAHGHQMPPPGAWSLWLLMGGRGAGKTRAGAEWIRARALGHRWCEAAVAGRIALVGETFADVREVMIEGVSGLLAVHPRHERPAWNPSRRRLEWPNGAVAQAFSAEDPEALRGPQFDIAWSDELAKWRHAEETFDMLQFGLRLGARPRQLVTTTPRPVPLLKRLIDLPGTALTHAPTRANALFLAPGFLERIVARYQGTRLGRQELDGELIEDRPDALWRRDALEACRVDRAPDALVRIVVAVDPPATATRRSDGCGLIVAGLGADGVAYVLADRSRRPARPADWAGAAVALWHHYRADCLVAEVNQGGDMVRAVIAGIDPAVPVRCVRATRGKLLRAEPVAMLYDQGRVRHVGALPELEDEMADFGPGGLSSGRSPDRLDALVWALSELMPAGRGEPRLRRL; encoded by the coding sequence ATGGCGTTCCTGCTGCATGACTGGCCGACCTTCGCCCATGGCCACCAGATGCCGCCGCCGGGAGCGTGGTCGCTGTGGCTGCTGATGGGCGGACGCGGCGCCGGCAAGACGCGGGCGGGAGCGGAATGGATCCGCGCCCGCGCGCTCGGCCACCGCTGGTGCGAGGCGGCCGTCGCCGGGCGCATCGCGCTGGTCGGAGAGACCTTCGCCGACGTGCGCGAGGTCATGATCGAGGGCGTCTCGGGCCTGCTCGCCGTCCACCCGCGCCACGAGCGCCCGGCCTGGAACCCGAGCCGCCGGCGCCTGGAATGGCCCAACGGGGCGGTGGCACAGGCCTTTTCCGCCGAGGACCCGGAGGCCCTGCGCGGGCCGCAGTTCGACATCGCCTGGTCCGACGAACTCGCCAAGTGGCGACACGCCGAGGAGACTTTCGACATGCTGCAGTTCGGCCTGCGCCTGGGGGCGCGCCCTCGCCAGCTGGTGACCACGACGCCGCGGCCGGTGCCGCTGCTCAAGCGGCTCATCGACCTACCCGGCACGGCGCTGACCCATGCGCCGACCAGGGCCAACGCACTGTTCCTGGCGCCCGGCTTCCTGGAACGCATCGTCGCCCGCTACCAGGGCACGCGGCTCGGCCGCCAGGAACTCGACGGCGAACTGATCGAGGACCGGCCCGACGCGCTGTGGCGGCGCGACGCACTGGAGGCCTGCCGGGTCGACCGGGCGCCCGACGCGCTTGTCCGCATCGTCGTCGCCGTCGATCCGCCGGCGACCGCGACCAGGCGCTCGGACGGCTGCGGGCTGATCGTCGCCGGGCTTGGCGCCGATGGCGTCGCCTATGTGCTCGCCGACCGCAGCCGGCGCCCGGCGCGCCCGGCCGACTGGGCCGGCGCGGCGGTGGCGCTGTGGCATCACTACCGGGCCGACTGCCTGGTCGCCGAGGTCAACCAGGGCGGCGACATGGTGCGCGCGGTGATCGCCGGCATCGACCCGGCGGTGCCGGTGCGCTGCGTGCGGGCGACGCGCGGCAAGCTGCTGCGCGCCGAGCCGGTGGCGATGCTCTACGACCAGGGCCGGGTGCGCCACGTCGGCGCCTTGCCCGAGTTGGAGGACGAGATGGCCGACTTCGGCCCGGGCGGCCTGTCCTCGGGGCGCTCGCCCGACCGGCTCGACGCCCTGGTCTGGGCGCTGAGCGAGTTGATGCCCGCCGGCCGCGGCGAGCCGCGACTGCGGCGGTTGTAG
- a CDS encoding DUF883 family protein, whose amino-acid sequence MATAQAIKTNNSKTEPAIEETRDDLAAQIAALKADLSSLTARIAGLGETGARALRTETKTATAKAAATGEALIHELAARERELELRARAGIREHPLQAVAIAAGVGFLAALLVRR is encoded by the coding sequence ATGGCCACCGCCCAAGCGATCAAGACCAACAACAGCAAGACCGAGCCCGCCATCGAAGAGACCCGCGACGACCTCGCCGCGCAGATCGCAGCGCTCAAGGCCGACCTGTCCAGCCTGACCGCCCGCATCGCCGGCCTTGGCGAGACCGGCGCGCGCGCGCTGCGCACCGAGACGAAGACCGCCACCGCCAAGGCCGCCGCGACCGGCGAGGCGCTGATCCACGAGCTGGCCGCGCGCGAGCGCGAACTGGAACTGCGCGCCCGCGCCGGCATCCGCGAGCATCCGCTGCAGGCGGTGGCGATCGCCGCCGGCGTCGGCTTCCTCGCCGCCCTGCTGGTGCGCCGGTAA
- a CDS encoding FMN-binding glutamate synthase family protein, producing MLAPRYFAYYACLALCAVFLALALLADPALAWPLAILVPLAAVGTRDLVQPRHAILRNYPLIGHLRFLFEDIRPELRQYFFESNQDGRPFSRERRSLVYQRAKNEEGNMPFGTEIDVDAEDYQWVNHSLAPKEHAPEVPRVAIGGPDCRQPYSASLYNISAMSFGSLSANAILALNKGAKLGTFAHDTGEGGISRYHREFGGDLIWEIGSGYFGCRTPDGRFDPDRFAAQASDPQVKMVEVKLSQGAKPGHGGVLPGSKVTEEIAEARGVAVGEECVSPAAHSAFATPVELLQFVARLRQLSGGKPAGFKLCIGHKWEFMAIAKAMLETGITPDFIVVDGGEGGTGAAPVEFSNRLGTPLKEGLSFVHNVLVGTNLRERIRIGASGKLISAFDLASALCLGADWCNSARGFMFAIGCIQSQSCHTNRCPTGVATQDRRRQQALVVPDKAQRVANFHRNTLKALAGFTAAAGLEHPKEFTPAHFYLREGHGDVLPASKALRWLAPGALLAGEDIPGYSNYWQMATADSFQPVRPVAPPTS from the coding sequence ATGCTCGCGCCCCGCTACTTCGCCTATTATGCCTGCCTGGCGCTGTGCGCCGTGTTCCTCGCCCTCGCCCTGCTCGCCGATCCGGCCCTTGCTTGGCCGCTGGCGATCCTCGTGCCGCTGGCCGCCGTCGGCACCCGCGACCTGGTCCAGCCGCGCCACGCGATCCTGCGCAACTATCCGCTGATCGGCCACCTGCGCTTCCTGTTCGAGGACATCCGCCCCGAACTCAGGCAGTATTTCTTCGAGTCCAACCAGGACGGCCGGCCGTTTTCGCGCGAGCGCCGCTCGCTGGTCTATCAGCGCGCCAAGAACGAGGAGGGCAACATGCCCTTCGGCACCGAGATCGACGTCGACGCCGAGGACTACCAGTGGGTCAACCATTCGCTGGCGCCGAAGGAACACGCGCCGGAGGTGCCGCGGGTGGCGATCGGCGGGCCGGACTGCCGCCAGCCCTATTCGGCCTCGCTCTACAACATCTCGGCGATGAGCTTCGGCTCGCTCAGTGCCAATGCCATCCTGGCCCTGAACAAGGGCGCCAAGCTCGGCACCTTCGCCCACGACACCGGCGAGGGCGGCATCTCGCGCTATCACCGCGAATTCGGCGGCGACCTGATCTGGGAGATCGGCTCGGGCTATTTCGGCTGCCGCACCCCGGACGGCCGCTTCGACCCCGACCGCTTCGCCGCCCAGGCGAGCGACCCGCAGGTCAAGATGGTCGAGGTCAAGCTCAGCCAGGGTGCCAAGCCCGGCCACGGCGGCGTGCTGCCCGGCTCCAAGGTCACCGAGGAGATCGCCGAGGCGCGCGGCGTGGCGGTCGGCGAGGAGTGCGTATCGCCCGCCGCGCACAGCGCGTTCGCGACCCCGGTCGAGCTTCTGCAGTTTGTCGCAAGGCTCCGGCAGCTATCCGGCGGCAAGCCGGCGGGTTTCAAGCTGTGCATCGGACACAAGTGGGAGTTCATGGCCATCGCCAAGGCGATGCTGGAGACCGGCATCACCCCGGACTTCATCGTCGTCGACGGCGGCGAGGGCGGCACCGGGGCGGCGCCGGTGGAGTTCTCGAACCGGCTCGGAACCCCGCTCAAGGAGGGATTGTCCTTCGTTCACAACGTGTTGGTCGGCACCAACCTGCGCGAACGGATCCGCATCGGGGCGAGCGGCAAGCTGATCAGCGCCTTCGACCTGGCCAGCGCTCTGTGCCTGGGCGCCGACTGGTGCAACTCCGCCCGCGGCTTCATGTTCGCCATCGGCTGCATCCAGTCGCAGAGCTGCCACACCAACCGCTGCCCGACCGGGGTCGCCACCCAGGACAGGCGCCGCCAGCAGGCCTTGGTGGTGCCGGACAAGGCCCAGCGGGTCGCCAACTTTCACCGCAACACCTTGAAAGCCTTGGCAGGTTTCACCGCGGCCGCCGGCCTCGAGCACCCCAAGGAGTTCACCCCGGCGCATTTCTACCTGCGCGAGGGCCATGGCGACGTCCTGCCCGCCAGCAAGGCGCTGCGCTGGCTGGCGCCCGGTGCCCTGCTCGCGGGCGAAGACATCCCCGGCTATTCGAACTACTGGCAGATGGCGACCGCCGACAGCTTCCAGCCGGTCCGCCCGGTCGCCCCGCCGACCTCCTGA